One Pseudonocardia sediminis DNA window includes the following coding sequences:
- a CDS encoding dihydrodipicolinate synthase family protein produces MVSFRGVIPAHLLPFTEDLQIDEHNLRRHLRSLLDVEGVAGITTNAHASEVATLTADEQRRQLDIVLDEVAGRVPVISGVYQDGSAKAARIAADAEAAGADGLLVFPTVVFDGGAQLRPEMAVGHYATIADATSLPMIAFVYPATSGLRLGTDALVRVCSEIDNVVAVKEWSNDIVVYERNLRALRALDKPVSVLSSFSRSLLASLVLGADGILSGHGSVVVDLQVELFRAVEKQDLTEARRVWDRIQPFAEACYADPFLDGHNRMKVALAQLGRIDAAHVRPPLQPVPDTEQAMLRAAVERAELPRG; encoded by the coding sequence ATGGTCTCCTTCCGCGGTGTGATCCCGGCGCATCTGCTCCCGTTCACCGAGGACCTGCAGATCGACGAGCACAATCTGCGCCGCCATCTGCGTTCCCTGCTCGACGTCGAGGGCGTCGCGGGCATCACGACCAACGCGCACGCGTCGGAGGTGGCCACGCTGACCGCCGACGAGCAGCGCCGCCAGCTCGACATCGTCCTCGACGAGGTCGCCGGACGGGTCCCGGTCATCTCCGGGGTCTACCAGGACGGGTCCGCGAAGGCCGCGCGGATCGCCGCGGACGCCGAGGCGGCGGGGGCGGACGGCCTGCTCGTGTTTCCCACGGTCGTGTTCGACGGCGGCGCCCAGCTGCGGCCGGAGATGGCGGTGGGGCACTACGCCACGATCGCCGACGCCACATCGCTACCGATGATCGCGTTCGTCTATCCGGCGACGTCCGGGCTGCGGCTGGGCACCGACGCCCTGGTCCGGGTCTGTTCCGAGATCGACAACGTGGTCGCGGTCAAGGAGTGGTCGAACGACATCGTCGTCTACGAGCGCAACCTGCGGGCGCTGCGGGCGCTGGACAAACCGGTCTCGGTGCTGTCCAGCTTCAGCCGTTCGCTTCTCGCCTCGCTCGTGCTGGGCGCGGACGGGATCCTCTCCGGGCACGGCAGCGTCGTGGTGGACCTGCAGGTGGAGCTGTTCCGGGCCGTGGAGAAGCAGGACCTGACCGAGGCCCGCCGGGTCTGGGACCGCATCCAGCCCTTCGCCGAGGCCTGCTACGCCGACCCGTTCCTGGACGGGCACAACCGGATGAAGGTCGCGCTGGCGCAGCTGGGCCGGATCGACGCCGCGCACGTCCGGCCACCGCTGCAGCCGGTGCCCGACACCGAGCAGGCGATGCTGCGGGCCGCCGTCGAGCGGGCGGAGCTGCCCCGTGGGTGA